Part of the Lolium rigidum isolate FL_2022 chromosome 6, APGP_CSIRO_Lrig_0.1, whole genome shotgun sequence genome, GATGAGCCATTAGAAGTACAAATCTGCCAGCCAAACAGTACATAACTAAACAAAATTACTTTCCATTTTTTTCATTGTAATAGGGCAATGCATTTCACAAATCACACGGACAAAAAGGATACTGACAGATACTCCTTGCATAATACTTATAAGATCGTTCTCAACTCGGTTAACAAGATCTGCCTGCAAAAAGAGTGCACACAAGAATTAAGGCCCTGATTAACAGTGTACTTTCATCAACATGGGAAACAATACAGCTGAAGGGTAGCCAATTCATATACACTCAGGTCAGGTTCTCTGCGATAGCGTCGCCTGCGTGCATCCCTCATTGGAGGAGTAAGTCCATGCTTGTATTCAACTCCTTCTAGagcaggatcatcttcttgtCTTACCATTACCATCTGTATCAGTTCAATTTGATTATAAGGCCTAAAAATTAAGTAATGGTACACACAAATCATCAGCTTTACCTGACCGATGTCAGCAGTTTTAACTAAAAATGAATCATCATATGTCTTGTACGACTCCACAACGGCTGGGAGATCCAATAGAGATGCAGGGAAGCTCTGGTTGCCAATCATAAATGTGCCACTCCTTCCATCCTCTATAGGAGGAAAAATACCATCAATCCAGAAAGCAATAAGGATTAATAAAGTTCAGTTCCTAATATAACAATTATAGAGTAGTGCTTTAAGTTGTACTCTCAAAAAATCAAGAGAGACCACAGCGTTGTTCTATACTGGAAGAAAGTGAATAAACAGAATGAGCGCATAGAAAAATCTACATCGAAAGTTGGGCATGAATTAATTTATCAGCATCTGAAGTCGTATACTAAGAGCTTGACATGCCACCACGGTTCATGAAAAGGCCTAATCTCTTCAGATTCATATTAATGAACTCAAGTATCTTTTATTAGCAATACTGGCTGGTTTCATGATATTGTACAGATATACGGCAGGTTAAACATATCTGAGCCAAAAAAAATGCAATCTGGGCAGCTTGTGAATAGGGGAATATGAACACAGACATCAATTAAGTGAAATTTTCAAATCAAGTCAGTGTTGTCTGGTCGCTTTGGGTGTCTGCACATATTTTGTCCATCTAACAGTAATCGGGAGCCATTGACACCATATCTCGTCCGGCGTCCGCAGGCAGGGCAAAACCCAGAATTGAGCAACTGTTAAACTACGAAGACGCTGTAAAGTTTTATGCCACAGGGCTACTTGGAGCATCTATTAACCCGTGTGAGCAGGCAAACTGAAATGTACCGTATTAATGGCACGGTAGCAGCTGTGGAACCTGCTATCTACATATTGCAACCTCTTGTTTGCAAATGTAGGGCATGAATAGGCACACCGTCAATCATGGTTGCAATTTATCCATGTTTCAGTTGACCCTTCCGTGCACCTGCTCCCTTAGGTGCCGGAATTCTCGCCGGAGGTCTACGTGCAGGGCGCCGTCATGGACCTGCCGGAGGACGCCGACGCCGACTATGAGCCTATGGAGGAGGAGCCCGAGCTAACGGAAGAGGAGGCCCTGGCGCGCGCCATGGCCATCTCCGAGGCCGAGGAGCGCGCCCGATGGATTGGCCTCGAGGCGGCCATCCAGGCATCGCAGCGGGCGCTGCCGGAGGACCTCCCTCCTCCGCCTCACTTGACCGGTGTGTGGCCGCCACCGCCGAGGGGGGGCGTTGGGATGGCCTTAATGTTCCTTTTCAGCTGAAATTTCAGCAAGCTGTTTTATGCTTTTTTTTTATGATGATATATAACACTATGCTGCTTGTGGTAGTTTTTTTTTGACACTGGGAAACAACCTTTATTTTACTCAATATATAATAGTTAAGTCTGATACAAGTTTAGCAACAATAAAATGAGGAGGATCATCTATCCATCTAGCAGCTGCAACATTAGCATGCTTTGCTACCTCGTCTGCTACACCATTTAAATCTCTTGGATAGTATACAATGGTTGCTTTCACAAAATCTCTCGCTATTTTTTCGAGAACCTGCAGGAGAGCTGCGCGTCATTGTATTAAGTTTACAAGAGAAAACCATGGTCCAGTTTATGAAGGAAACCAGACCGAAAACCGAACAAATGGTGCCTTCCAGCTTACAACGCACACCCAAACTAGCACACTACAAGCACCCGCCTTGCCCAACCACAGGCCAATAAAGGCGCGACGGAGGGGCACAGGGTCTCGAAAGCGCATAACAACCATAGCAAGAAACCTAGAACGACAcaaactgtaacaccccaacttttgcaaccttgtttaagtggctagagtgcaaaaatcagggggaacaaaaactttttctaaatggTAAagcaagatgaattgccttgatctatttgataagatgaattgccttgatctgcttgctAGAAGATTGTCTTAAGCTACCTCAAAGCAAAACCCTTCTAGTCTAGAGGTAAAACCAATTAGCAATCACTAACTAAAACCCTTGTGTGGCCAAGGAAAACTATTTTGCTTTCCACCCAGTACATAAAACCCTTTGTCACATTCACTTGGTGTCTTCTCTTGAGGACCTCAACACATCCAGATCATTCCTACACAACCAAGTCCCGACTAGTCCAAATTTGTGTTTGAATCCAACCTTTACACCTCTAACTCCAACCCTTCCACTTGTGGCATTGTGAGTGCACCTATCTAAAGTTCATCCTTGAGATGTATTTTAgctcaacatgcggtggtattcaCGTGCTCGAACTACGGAAGAGCCAGCCATCTCGGAAAAAGCCACTCAGTAATCTTCACTGTGCCTGGCTTGCGCATTTCATCAAACAGCCTACAGGCATGCTGCCAGCGAATTCCCCAACAATTATCCGGCGCTGTTGCAAGGAAATCCTCCAAGAAATACTCATCTCTATGGCGCCTCAAATCCGCAGCCCTACTGTTGTTACAACAATTTCCCGTGGAAACAGAGAGTAGAATTCGCGGAGCGCAAAGGAGGGAGAGGGGGCACCtgagaaggagaggtcgagggcgGCGTCCTCGGGGTTGGAGGATGAGCCGGCGGCGGATTCGTTCATGAGACGCTCGATCTGCTCCGCCACGGATGGCGGCACCCGGAGGATGAACTGCTCCTCCATCAGGGCAATCCAAGCTCACTCCCAAGATTCCGACACAGGAAAAAAGCTCAGAGGATTGCTCGCCTCCTGTTCTGTTTATCCTGGAAGAGCTCCCTCTTCCGCCCTTTACCGactcttggttttttttttttgacaattttaCCGACTCTTGGTGGATGCACGACGCTGAGTAGTGGGCTAGCTTGACTGACAAGGCGGCCAGATGGTTATGGGCCTGGCCCACCAGCATGTGAGCTTCGCGGCGTAAACCGGGGCTCAAGTAGGCTGGATTTGGCCCAAAGCACACGAGTTTTGTGCCTCCATGGTTCGACGGTTCTTTTGAATTCTCTAAAAAAAAAACGACCCACGAAGGGAAATCGCAAACCTCATCCAGTCCATCATCGAAGAAGGCTCCCTGCTTCCTCGTCCAGGCTCGTAGGAAGATGTACCGTCGGTCGATTGCATCGCTCCCCCTGAGCCTTGATGAGAAATGCCGCCGAGATCCAAGGAAGACCACCGTGTACCGGCCGCATACGCCTAGCAAACATCATGAAGAGAGCCTCACCATTGTCAAGTCGCTCGCCTCAGAGAAGAAGATGCACGGGAAGCCGAATGAGAAGTGCGCTACCAACTGCTTGCAACACCGCCCACTGGACACCTGCACACCACCACAAACCACCAGCGACCACATACCCCCATTTCTCGCCCAAGGTCGCGCCTTCAGCAAGGACAACAACACCACCAGCGCCACCGTGGCCCAATCAAAGATATGGGCTTTCACCCAGGGAGGTAGCGGAAGGGAGAGGGAAAAGACAAACCAAGATGGCACCCCCAAGGAGGAAGACGACACGAAGAGGCGTCGCCGCCGTCGAGACCGGCCAACCGATCTGGATTTCTCCCGCTCGTCGATCCCATCGCCAGCACCCCAGTCAGACCGAGAGCCAGACGCACCAGCCGTAGATCTAATGGAGTGGGGCGCATCTGGGAGAGGGAGGGGCAGACGCTTCGGATCTGAGACCAACGACCATGAGGACCACTGGGCCAAGACCAGGACCCGCTGGCTCCGTGCCGCCCGCGCGGCCGCGAGGCCATCCCGCACCCACGAGCACCGCTCGCCGCTGAGCCGGTGTCGCCTCACCCGGTCAAGGTCGTCACCTCGCGTGCCGAAGACCTCTCGCGCGGGGAGTGGCGAAGTCCCTACCGCCACCGTCCCGTGCGAGCCGACGGGCTTTCCGTGACGGCGATCATTGATGGCGGTGAGGAGGGAAGGGAGGGTGAAGAGGGTTGGCggtgggctagggtttggggcctCGGGTGTCGCGCTCAGGAGAGCGACACGGGAGGCAGGGTTTTCCCTTGTTTCGACGGTTCAATTGGTCTCGATACAAACCGCTCATTCCCCCTCCTCACTCTCGACTCGCTACAGTATTTTGAGAGTCCTCTCTCTCACCGGGCCACTCCGATGTCCTCTCCGTCGGAATAGCCGGACGGAGTTGGGAAAGAGATGGCGCAGGAGTTGATAGGTGTAGATCTAGGGTTAGTGTTTGGTCCTATATGGCGTTTGGCGTTGATGCAGGGAGGGAGGTGACAGATCTCTGTAGCCATACCTGGCACTGCCTCAGCTTCTTCCTCTGTTGCATGGTGCTCCAGTGGTGCGGTGGTGGAGGGAGGCGGAGATCTCCATAAATAAGGTTGCTTCGGTGGATTTGGTGGCCAAGACAGAGCGGAAGTCTCCTCTCCCTTTTCATCATGGTGATGAGATTGGGGAAGAGATGCTCGCTCTTCGTCAGCTGGCCGCCGCATCCGCAGCAGGGGAGCGCGAGAACTTCTCGTCGGAGGATCAtcacggcgccgccgtcgccatcttccATGGCCGAAGGGCGGGCCCTCAAACCTCGAGTGACGGTGACGGTTCCTTCCGGCCATCGTCTCCAGGTCTTCAACAACCTCAAGACGTTCTTGCCAGTGCGAAGGCCCTCTGGTATCGCCATAGTTGGCTCCCACCTTCATTCCCCAAGTGGTCTTGTCCCCGGCGGCGTGAAGGTTGACTACGACGAGCCCTGGCGTGGTGGAGTAGGAGctagacttgattgcttttcctgTTATTCTTCTAAGGTCCTTAGTGCAAATTGAAGGGTCACCTTTTAattttcagtttttgtaaaacCCTTTCTGCAAAATGTACCTCCACCGCTTTAACTGAACTGAAGCTCtagatttttcgggacctcccctGTTAAAAAACAAAATTGGTCTGGATACTCCAGAGTCGAGACTCCGGGAGCGATTCATGCCAACCGTGCAGGCACTTCAAGGTTACCGGCGTAGGACGATACGTACTACGTATTTGCGCAGTCCTACACTCCTACTCATTCAGTTCAGTCCTTTGGTATTTGTTATTATTATCTGAAAAAGAATCATcaggtagtagtagtagtacggTATATGTTTCAGAAAAGTACATCTATGGACTATAGTCTTCcttaaggctgctcatagtgaagagtaacttagtctagtaacatatgtcatgttactattctaagttactatctccatagtggatagtaacttagatgtggtttcatgcaatgtgtcattaattatgttgtagactcatattgtagtagtagctagttaccacatcattctctttcttcttttattgtcatgtcatgtcaccaaaatgtcttgagatgtgtgatgttaccacctatgttacccccactatgagcagtctaactcTACGCGCCGCGATATTGATTTCTTATAGACTATCCGATCGTCAAAGTAGGGAGCACACCAACCATGTACCTAGGGCGTGAGCTAGATACATGGAATCTGTTACACCCCCGTCACTCGAGCTATCTTATcaaatcaaatggatcaatttgcAAACCTGCTAGGCAGGCATTCCGATTTTTAGGATGGGCTCGTCACACACATTTTCCTGCAAAATTTAGCAATCTCACAGCATCTCCGTTCTCAAATCGTGTCGGATCAAGTGTTTGGGGACGTTGTTGTTTACTTCCGTGTTTGGAGCGCGTCGCTGCCCAGTCGCGCCTCCCAAATGAGGCCCTAACTTATTTTTCTGTTAGAGTATTTGAAAAATACAACCATTTTATTaaacatagcatacaaataaatatgtttgctaaAATTGTTTCCAAATTAAAATATAACAAACAATAGCatacaaaataaatataataaGTCGGGCTAGATCAATGTGCCGCCgtatttgctgataatcctttgacccTCCACGGATGCTTAATGAGATCATGTTGAAATTGCTTGTGAACATTCctatcacggatctctgcgtacaTGGTGaagaatcagcaaaatctgcagacaCCTCgtaatcaacctccgcaagaggatcCTGACACTCATAGAGACCAACGTGTGTCCTGACCCgactcttgcggtcatcctcgatgatcatgttgtggataATCACATaagtctgcatcacctcccacatttgatcgtgagaccagcttagagcagggtaccgaacaatagcaaattgagcttgaagcacaccaaatgcccgttcGACATCCTTCCGGCAAGCCTCATATCAcgaagcaaagtggcaattcttctgacCTCATGGCACCGAAATTATTTTGTCAAATgttgcccattttggatatatatagcctttggtatattggtggccattgatctcatagttgcttaGTGGAGCTTGACCTTACACTagtttgctaaacaccggagaccgctgcaacacgttgatgtcattgtgtaatcacaccatgccaaagaaagaatgccagatCCATAGGTTATAATCTGCCACAGATTCAAGCACGACTACTCGCAATATTCATGACACAGTTTATATATACCTTTCCAACCAAACgaggcagttcttccatgaccagtgcatacaATCGATGCTTGTCCTCCATCATTTCCACGATCATCTCGTtctcgctatccatgtctgaatcaAAACAAATGGCTAAAATTTATCCACGATAGAGGAGGCAACGAACAACGACATGTCGTACCTCCCAGACAAACCGTCgaacaccttctgtgcgcggaggaggGGCGGATTTGCCGGCGCGTTACGGGACGCGTTGCCAAAGCGACGGCGGCGAAAAGGACAACGAGGGAGCCAGTCGTCACGGTGGTGCCCGACTGAGAAAATATTGTGTGTCGAGACGACCGACAAATCGAGCGGCGGCGaatgggtgggaggcgcgggaggggaggcgcgtgatgtctacgcacgcttctattcctgtagacagtgttgggcctccaagagcagaggtttgtagaacagcagcaagttttccttaagtgaatcacccaaggtttatcgaactcagggaggtagaggtcagagatatccttctcaagcaaccctgcaattaagatacaagaagtctcttgtgtccccaacacacctaatacacttgtcagatgtataggtccactagtttggcgaagagatagtgaaatacaagtataatggatgattataagtagtaattgcaatctgaaataaagatgacagcaagcaaacatgtaacagaacttgttggaaacggtgtttcaatgcttagaaacaaggcctagggatcatactttcactagtgggcactctcaatattgcaatcataattgaatataaataagcacttcatcatactactctcctgttggataaagaactcaaattcattgggcaagtgtgcaaaagcacacctcaaaggcgtattcccaagtactaataaacaccccacaccgtcaccgtgagcattcataggaggtactaacacaccacaattcataagggagttacacacggcgcacacactgtcatcattacaccgaggtcacagtaactccaaagttcacataataaaacacttgaatagcatatgacatctagattgcaaagcctatgatcacatagatgaacaaataagtactactcttaaacactctcttgttggataacaaacaccattcattgtgtagggctacaagagcacacctcaagccggagtaaacaagctccacaacatccggagttcatattaaagtaacctctagagtgcataatagacaagagtaacatctacatattcatatagatcacaccatggagagagagatgaaccacatagctaccggtagagccctcagcctcggggagaactactccctcctcatcatgggagacagcagcggcgatgaagatggcggtggtgtcgatggagatggattccgggggaaattccccgtcccggtggcgtgccggaacagagacttatgtcccccgaacttggcttcgcgatggcggtggctgcgtaacttttctcgtctcgtggcttatctttttagggtttttgcgacggagacaatatataggcggaagggcagcgtcggaggagctagggggtggccccccataggctggcgcgcccccctcttggcccgcgccgccatgtggggtggggcccctgtggctcccctccggtccctctctggatctttggaagcttccgtgaaatataagatcgtggacattaatttcgtccaattccgagaatatttcctgtgtaagatttctgaaaccaaaaacagcagaaaacaggaactggcgcttcggcatcttgttaataggttagtttcggaaaatgcataataatgatataaagtgtgtataaaacatgtgagtattgtcataaaagtagcatggaacataagaaattatagatacgtttgagacgtatcaagcatcaccaagcttagttcctactcgccctcgagtaggtagacgataacaaggataatttctgaagtgacatgctatcataatcttgatcaatactattgtaaagcatatgaagtgaatgaagtgattcgaagcaatggtaaagacaatgactaaaaaactgaatcatatagcaaagacttttcatgaatagtactttgaagacaagcatcaataagacttgcataggagttaactcataaagcaatagattcaaagtaaaaggcattgaagcaacacaaaggatgattaagtttcagcaattgctttcaacttgtaacatgtatatctcatggatagttgtcaacataaagaaatataacaagtgcaataagtaaacatgtaagaatcaatgcacacagttgacacaagtgtttgcttctaagatagaaagaagtaggtaaactgactcaacataaagtaaaataaaggcccttcacagagggaagcatggattaatatttttgtgctagagcttttattttgaaaacatagaaacaattttgtcaacggtagtaatacttcatatgtgttatgcataagacatcctataagttgcaagcctcatgcatagaataccaatagtgctcgcaccttgtcctaattagtttggatttacatggattatcattgcataacatatgtttcaaccaagtgtcacaaaggggtacctctatgccgctctgtacaaaggtccaaggagatagatcgcatttgatttctcgtttttgatagatctcaactaaggacatccataccgggacaacatagaaaacagataatggactcccctttaatgcataagcattcaacaacagataatattctcacaagagattgaggattagtgtccaaactgaaacttccaccatgattcatggctttagttagcggcccaatgttcttctctaacaatatgcatactcaaaccatttaatcatgataaatcacccttacttcagacaagacgagcatgcatagcaactcacatgatattcaacaaaggtgtaaaaagttgatggcgtccccagaaacatggttaccgctcaacaagcaacttataagaaataagatacatatcaacatattcaataccacaatagtttttaaggctatttttcatgagctatatattgcaaacacaaagaatgaaattttaaaggtagcactcaagtaatttactttggaatggcagagaaataccacatagtaggtaggtatgatggacacaaatggcataggtttttggctcaaggttttggatgcacgagaagaattccctctcagtacaaggctttggctagcaaggttgtttgaagcaaacacaagtatgaaccggtacagcaaaacttacataagaacatattgcaagcattataagactctacactgtcttccttgttgttcaaacactttacgagaaaatatctagactctagagagaccaatcatgcaaaccaaatttcaacaagctctatggtagttcttcattaataggtgcaaagtacatgatgcaagagcttaaacatgatctatttgagcacaacaattgccaagtatcaaattattcaagaccatataccaattactacatgaagcatttcctgtttccaaccaaatagcaattaacgaagcggttttcaactccgccatgaacattaaaagtaaaagcgaagaacactagtgtttatATGAGAAAGCGGAGcgtttctctctcccacacaagcatgaatttattcagagaatgaaaataacaaaacaaaaataaaagcacacagacgctccaagtaaagtacataagatgtgactgaataaaaatatagtttcactagaggtgacctgataagttgtcgatgaagaaggggatgcccaagcttagatgcttgagtcttcttgaaatatgcagggatgaaccacgggggcatccccaagtttagacttttcactcttcttgatcatattgtatcatcctcctctcttgacccttgaaaacttccttcacaccaaactcaaaacaaactcattagagggttagtgcataattgaaaattcatatattcagaggtgacataatcattcttaacacttatggacattgcacaaatctactgaaagttaatggaacaaagaaatccatcaagcatagcaaaacaggcaatgcgaaaataaaaggcagaatctatcaaaacagaacagtccataaagacgaatttttctggggcacttaactgctcagatgaaaaatctcaaattgaatgaaagttgcgtacatatctgaggatcacgcacgtaaattggcagatttttatgggttacctacagacagggctgctcaattttgtgacagtaagaaatctgtttctgcgcagtaatccaaatctagtttcaaccctactatcaaagactttacttggcacaatgatacgtctccaacgtatcgataatttcttgtgttccataccACANNNNNNNNNNNNNNNNNNNNNNNNNNNNNNNNNNNNNNNNNNNNNNNNNNNNNNNNNNNNNNNNNNNNNNNNNNNNNNNNNNNNNNNNNNNNNNNNNNNNaggaaaagaaacaaaaacttATTCATATGATAGCTCCATTCAAAATATTATTTCCtattacaaaataaagtaaacacgGGAGATTTAATTATTGGGTGtgttttgtgtttgtttttgctcCATGGTATCCGTGTGACAAGTGCATCTTGTTTAATAATAGACCATGTTCCACCCACACACTAAGTATAAACCGCCACAGGAAACCCTAAACACAAAAGGAGCGTTTATGGTCCTATCGTCCCTCCCTCTTCCGTTGCTCTACCTTCTtctgtgcccccccccccccgagctcCTTTTATACCCTAACTTTGTAGTACATTGACCCTCCTCTCCTAGATATTCGGCGTTAATAACATTAGTCTATTAATCCGTAAATCTGCCCAATATACCTCacaaagagaaagaaagaaacacaTGTTTGTATTATAACTCTTCTCAAATATGTCATACTACAAAATAAACACAATGGAAATATTTGTTTTGGATAAttcttatttgtttttcttcatagTATTCACACGGCGGTCGCATCTTGGTTATGTATTCTGCACTTTCAGTCATACACCTTACTCCcgcgactccaccttcttctacaTTACTCATGCTCCTTCCTTTTCTACCACAACTTTCTCCTCCAATGACTCACCCTCCTAAACCTTTGGCAACAGTAAACTTGGTGTGGTAAATCGGCACATCTACCTATTATAACTcacacaaaagaagaagaaaatcctCGTAACTCCGTTCAAATATATAATTTCCTATATTACAAACAAGGCATGATGCATAAAGTTTTTTTTCTGACCCttcatatttatttttattacaAATTCATCCTCCCGTCATCCAGGCTACGGCTTGCCCAGATGCATCCGTGCGCGCCAAGTATAATTAACCGACTATGTAACTATCCGACAACCTAGATTTGAAAAGCCGTCGTTGTTCATAGACCTTGTTCCCGCCACTTCTCCTTCCTCCACACCCTCGCCCTCTCCTCCCACCCTACCCTCATCTTCGACAGCCCGCTCCCCCCACCCACCCATACCTGAACCGACCGTAACTCCAATCCGACGAGTCTGTGTCCATGACATGACAGTGGCCCGCTCTCGACTTCGTACCCACATGAGATTTCACTCCTCGCATTCTCAAAAACCTAAATCCAACGTTCTATCCTTCTTTTTTATAGGATCCGGTGCCCCCACCATCAGGAAAAAGAGATCTACGCAAAACATATTGAGGTGGGAGCAACTGATTGACTGACGGTTTGAGCCGAGGTGGGAACACTGTGGCGGGCGTTCCAGGGAAGGCTGGACAACCGTTAGTATCCCCCGCCACTCCACTTTCTCCGACACTCCCAAGCCCCCCCCCCCATTCCCGCCATGGCGACGTCCTCCCCCCGCCCATGCCCCTAAACCTGAAGCGGCCGTAACTCCAGTTCGGCACACTCGGGACCTCGACGACGGCACCGTGCTCGACCCCGTCTTAGCCGACCGACGGAGATTAAACCCTTGAATCACATCGCGTCTATTTTTTCCTCCTTAACAGGATGCGGTGCTCCCACCTTTTGTTTTAGAAAGAAAAGGATATTTACAGAAGACATTAGTGGGGTGAGGTTAAGGGAGGAGGTGAGGTAAGAAAGGCCGGTGTGGAGGAGTGCTGAAGTATTCAACGGGTCAGCACACGCAGGCCGCAGCCTTTTCCTCCCT contains:
- the LOC124660168 gene encoding transcription initiation factor TFIID subunit 7-like, translated to MEEQFILRVPPSVAEQIERLMNESAAGSSSNPEDAALDLSFSEDGRSGTFMIGNQSFPASLLDLPAVVESYKTYDDSFLVKTADIGQMVMVRQEDDPALEGVEYKHGLTPPMRDARRRRYRREPDLSADLVNRVENDLISIMQGVSVNQNASVVGAGEGSDPKKAAPARAPEPEAQEPAANGEEAEPDRTDSDESDN